The sequence TTAACCCATGACTATGTTCAACACGCGTTTGGCCTCCCTCATGCGCAAGGAATTTATCCAGATTTGGCGCGATCCTCGCACTCTGGTGATTGCCTTGCTGATTCCGGTGATGCAGCTCTTTATGCTGGGGTATGCTGCCACCAACGATGTGCGCAATCTGCCGATGGCCGTCTTCGATCAGGACCGCGGCCCGGAAGCGCGTGCCCTGTTGGATGCCTACCGTGCCTCGGATTATTTTTTGATTGCCTTCGATGTGGCTTCCGAAGCCGACATCCGCCAGTTGATTGACGATGGCGAGGCGCGCGTCGGTTTGATTATCCCCCCGGATTATGGGAAGAAGCTCAACGCGGAGGATGAAACCGAAGTCATTTTCGTCTTCGATGGTTCGGACGCCACTTCCACCCAAACCGCTCTCGCCGCAGCCCAGCAAATTGGCAATCAGCATAGCACTGCTATTCAGCTAGAGCGCCTCGAAAAAGCGGGCATGGCCGATGCCATCGAAACGCCGGTCGAAATCCGCACGCAGGTCTGGTACAACCCCGATCTGGAAGATGCCTTCTTCTTCGTGCCGGGTCTGATCGGCCAGATTTTGTATATGATTACCGCCATTCTGACGGCCTCGGCGGTGGTACGCGAGCGTGAACGCGGCACCATCGAGCAGCTCATTGTCACACCCATCCGTCCCTGGGAACTGGTCATCGGCAAAATTTCGCCCTATGTGCTGATCGCCCTGCTCAATACCCTGGCGACGCTCTTTGTTGGTTCGTGGTGGTTCGGTGTACCGGTGCGCAGCGGTTTGGGCCTGCTGCTGGCGCTTTCCGGGTTGTTTTTGCTCACCAGCCTGGGCATCGGGCTGCTGGCCTCCACCATCGCCAACACCCAGCAAGAGGCTATGATTACGGTTTTCGCCACCATGCTTCCGGCGATCATGCTTTCGGGCTATCTCTTCCCGGTCGAGGCGATGCCCACCTGGCTGCAATGGATTTCGGCAGCCATCCCGCTAACCTATTATCTGCGCATTATCCGCGCCCTGCTGGTCAAAGGCGTTGGCATTGCCTCATTGCAAACCGAAATTCTGGCGCTGATCGGCTTCGGCATTATCCTGATGGGCGGCGCCTCTCTACGCTTCCGCAAACGGCTCGACTAACCTGAAACGGTGTACTTATGTTCAACTCCCGCCTGAGTTCCATTATCCGCAAGGAATTTATCCAAATCTGGCGCGACCCACGCACGTTGATGCTGGCGCTGCTGATCCCAATTATGCAGTTGTTTCTGCTCGGATACGCCGCCACCAACGATGTGCGCAACCTGCCGATGGCCGTTTTCGATCAGGATCGCGGCCCGGCGGCGCGCGCCCTGTTGGATGCCTACCGCGCCGCGGATTATTTTGCGATTGCCTTTGACGTGGATTCCGAGGCGGAGATTCGGGACTTAATCGAGGCGGGTGAGGCGCGCCTGGGGATGATCATCCCCCCGAACTACAGCACCCTCATTCAGGGCAGCGGCCAGGCCGAAATCTTCTTCATTTTCGACGGCTCTGATCCCGCGGCGGCATCCACCGCTCTGGCGGCCGCGCAGCAAATTGGCTGGCAATTTGGCACCAAAATTCAACAGGAACGTCTCAGTCAGGCGGGTATCCCCATCTCGACGGCACTCCCCCTTGAGGTGCGCACGCAGGTCTGGTACAACCCCGATCTGATCGATGCCTATTTCATGGTCCCCGCCATCATCGGCATGATTCTCTTCGCGATCACATCCATCCTGACGGCAACCACAATTGTGCGCGAGCGCGAGCGCGGCACGATGGAGCAGCTCATCGTCACGCCGATTCGCCCCTGGGAACTGGTCGTCGGCAAGCTGCTGCCCTATGTGATTTTGGCGATGACCAATACCGTCGAAGTGTTGGTGATTGGTTCGTGGTGGTTTCATGTGCCGATCCGCGGCAGCCTGACGTTGATTTTGCTGCTCTCCGGCCTGTTTCTCATCACCAGCCTGAGCATCGGCCTGCTGGCCTCGACGATTGCCAACACTCAGCAAGAAGCCATGCTGACGGTGTGGATGCTGCTCTTGCCGACGCTCTTCCTCTCCGGCTTCTTCTTCCCGCTGGAGGCCATGCCGCTGGTGCTGCGCTGGATTTCGTATGTACTGCCCCTGCGCTATTATTTGGTGATTATTCGCTCGCTGATGCTCAAAGGCGCCAGCGTGCTTGCGCTGAAAAATGAAATTATCGCCCTGACCATTTTTGGTATCGTCCTCATGTCCGCGGCGGCGGTGCGCTTCCGCAAACGATTGGACTAAAAATTCACCACAAAGGCACAGAGTACACAAAGTAAGTCAGAAAACACAAAGGGTTTGTCTCGAACTCTCATAAAAAAAATCTCTGTGATCTTTGTGTCTCCGTGGTGATATTTATAACCTAAACTTGCAACTTTTAACCTTCAACCCCTATGGAGGAACTTATGAAAAACAAAATCAGCCGTTTCATGCCCATAATTGTTATTTTGGCAATCATTGCCGCCACAGTGTATTACTTTGCCTATGTCGCCAGGGAAGGCACAACCGGCCTGACCGCCTCAGGCACGGTGGAGGCTGTGGAAGTGGTCATCGCCCCGGAGATTGGCGGGCGCATCGTCGAAATTCTGGCCGATGAAGGCGATCAGGTGACTGTTGGCGATGTTCTGGTGCGCTTCAATGATGACATGCTCTCGGCGCAGCTTGCTCAAACCGAAGCGGCCTTCAAACAGGCGCAAGCCAACTATAATCTCATTGCCGCAGGGTATTCGCCGGAGAAACGCCTGGCTGCCACCGCTGCCGCCGAGATGGAAGTTGTCAATGCGCAGCAAGCACTGGATGCGCTCTACGATAATCTGGATGCGGCCCGCGCCGATGCGCTGCAAAATATCGCCAATGCCCGTGATGCGGTACGTGATGCGCAACGGAAATATGATAATTACCAAAAATCATCGCCAATCACCGATGTTGAGCAGGCGGAGGCTAATTTGGCTTTGGCCAGAGATAAACTGGACAAGGCGATTGACGATTATGAACCCTACGCCGATAAGCCGGAAACCGATCTGACGCGCGCCAACTATTTAAGCCGGAAAGCCCAGGCACAAGAAGAGTATGACGATGCTGTGCGCCTGCTCAATAATCTGACCGGGACCGCGGATGAGATCAATGTGGAACAGGCCGCCGCCGATTTGCAAGCCGCGCAGGCCGCGCTGGCGAATGCCGAACGCTATTATGAAGAAATGGCCGACGGCCCTCACCCCGATGTGTTGGCACAGGCCGAGGCGCGTTTGTCTAACGCTCAGGCGCAACTAGCTTTGGCAGAATCCGGCGCCAGCATCGAGGAGTTGGCCGTTGCTCAGGCCGCCGTGGAGAGCGCCCAGGCTGTGGTAAATGTTACCCTGGCCCAGTTGGAAAAATTCACCATCAGCGCCCCAGCCGATGGCAAGGTACTCTACCGCGCCGTGGAGCCGGGCGAGGTCGTTCAGCCGGGCGTACCCTTGCTCACTCTGGCGCGCCTTGAAAATTTGAGCATTACCGTTTATGTGCCCGAAGACCGCTATGGCGAAGTTTCACTGGGCGATGAGGTCGCCGTGACAGTCGATTCTTTCCCCGATATAACCTTCAGTGCCACCGTCACGCGCATCGCCGATCAGGCCGAGTTCACCCCCCGCAATGTGCAAACTGCCGAGGGCCGACGCAGCACGGTTTTTGCGGTGGAGCTTTCGGTCAGCGACCCGGATGGCAAGCTCAAACCCGGTATGCCAGCGGATGTTTCTTTTAGTGAATAGGTAATCGGGGTTTACGTTGAAGGTTACAGGTTGAATGTTGAAGGTTTTTGTCATTCGCCAACCTGCAGCCTTCAATATTCAACTTTCAACCCAACTATGAACAATATACTCATTCACGCACAAAATATCACCAAGCGCTTCGGCGAGACGGTGGCGGTAAACGATCTCAGCCTGCAAGTGCGCGCCGGGGAGATTTACGGACTGGTTGGCCCGGATGGGGCAGGCAAGACGACCACCATGCGCCTGTTGTGTGGCGCCATGCGCCCGGAGTGCGGTGCAATCTCAGTCGGTGGTCATTCGATGTTGGAAGACCCCGACCGCGCCCGCGAGCAGATCGGCTATCTCTCGCAGAAATTCTCGCTGTATGAGGAATTGACCGTGCTGGAGAATATCCGCTTTTTTGCGGAGGTGCGCGGCATCCCGCGCGGCGAGTGGCACGCCCGGGCGATGGAAATTCTCGAATTTGTGGGTCTGGCCGAATTCATCGACCGCCGCGCCGGGCAACTTTCAGGCGGGATGAAGCAGAAGTTGGGACTGGCCTCGGCGCTGATACACCGCCCGCGCGTGCTGCTGCTCGACGAACCGACCGGCGGCGTAGACCCGGTGACACGGCAGGATTTTTGGCAGTTGATTATTAAGTTGGTGGCGCCCTCACCCCCTTCCCATCTCCCAGTGGGAGAGGGGAGTCCGGAGCGCAGCGCAGGCCAGGGTGAGGGGGGTGTCTCGGTATTGGTGAGTACACCCTATATGGATGAAGCAGTGCGCTGCACGTATGTTGGCTTTATGAAAGATGGGCGTCTGGTAGTGGAAGATAAACCCAAAGTTTTGCGCGAGCGTCTGGCGGGGCGGATTCTGGAAGTGCGCGGGGCGCCGCTCATGCGCCTGCGGCGCGCGGCTGAGGGGCTGGATGGCATCGAGAGTGTGCAAACTTTCGGCGACAGGCTCCACCTGCGGGTACAGGCCGGAACATCCGGCGCGGTGATGGCGAATCTCACCGGGGCGGCGCATCAGGCCGGGGCCGAGATTTCATCCATAAAAGAAGTCCATCCCGGCCTTGAGGATGTCTTCATCGCTTTACTGGAAGAATAACCACAGAGATTTTTCTTTTTTCTCAGTGTACTCTGTGGCTCCGTGGTAGATTTTGAGATGCTTATGGAAACCGTAATTCAGACTCAAGACTTGACCAAAAAGTTCGGCGATTTCACCGCCGTGGATGGCGTAACTTTTGAAGTGCGCGCCGGGGAGGTGCTGGGCTATTTGGGGCCAAACGGCTCCGGCAAGACCACCACCATCCGCATGTTGTTGGGGCTGCTGCGCCCCAGCGCGGGGAGCGCGACGGTGCTGGGTTACGATATTTTGACGCAGCCAGAACCGATCCGCTCGCGGGTGGGCTATATGTCGCAGAAGTTCGCCCTGTACGATGAGTTGACCGTGCGGGAGAATCTGGAATTCTACGCCGGGGTGTATGGCGTGCGGGAGCGCGGGCATATCGAGAATACGCAGGCGCGCCTGGGGTTGAGCGAAATGACCCGCGAGCGCGTGTCCGATTTGCCGGTGGGCTGGCGGCAGCGCTTGGCGTTGGCAACCGCGATTGTGCATGGGCCGCGCCTGCTCTTTCTGGATGAACCCACCTCGGGCGTAGACCCGACCGCCCGGCGCGATTTCTGGGATTTGATTTATGAGTTTGTCGAGGAGGGGGTGACGGCTTTTGTGACCACGCATTATATGGACGAAGCCGAATATTGCGGGCGCGTGGGGATTATGAGCGCCGGGAAGTTACTGGCGATGGATTCGCCCTCCGGCCTGAAACGCGATCATTTGCCGGGTTTGGCGTGGGATGTGATCAGCGTCGGGACGTTAGAGCGTCAGGATGGTTTGACGTCGGATGCGTCGTCCCTCCCCGAATTGATCCTGCGCCTGGAAAACTGCCCCGGGGTTTTACGCGCCGGTTTGGCCGGGGATCATTTACGCGCTATCACCACCGATAACGTCACCGCCGATGATTTGCGCAAAGCCCTAAATGCGGGGGCACTTCAAATTCAGCCCGCCGAAGCGACGTTGGAGGACGTATTTTTAGCGTTGGCGCTGGGTTGAAAGTTGAAAGTTGAAAGTTTAAGGTTTGAACCTTCAACCTTAAACCTGTAACCTTCAACCCAGATTTTTTAACAGTTCTTCCGCTTCATCATACGCTACTTTATACGTATAATCCGGCGGCCCATCGCAATAGGCCAAAGCGCGCGCCTGCTCGGCGTGATAACGTGCTGCTTCCGGGTCGCTGACCGCTTTCCCACTTTCAACCTGCAACCTGTAACCTTCTACGGCGAGCGAAGCGAGCAATAAATGCACATCCGCTCCCTGGAGCTTGTAGCCGCTGCGCTCGGTGATGATTAACGCTTCCCCCGCCAGACGCAGGCTCTCTGCATAGTTGCCCTGATCGAAACGCAGGCGCGCCAGATCGAGCAGAATATCGGCTTCCATTTCCACCAAATTGATCGCCCGGCAGCGGGTCAGACTCTCGCTGAGATGGCGCTCGGCCTGTGCGAGAACTTGCACTGAGCTTGTCGAAGTGTCATTATTGGCGCGGTAAGATGCCCCCAGCAGCCAGTGGGCGTGTATGAAGTCGCGTTCGACAGGATAATCAGTACGTGCATCTTCATCGGCGAGTTCAAGGGCGCGGCGGGCGAAGTTAATGGTGCCCCCCACTGTCTCCTGCGAAGACATCTCCCCCCGATTTCGGGGGGAGTGGGCGTAGGCCGAGGGGGGTCTTTCACGCAGCATCAGCAAGGCGCGCAGGGCGCGGTAGGCGGCGGCTATCCCTTGCCCTTGCACATTATTTTGCTTTTCAAACATCGCCATCGCCGTGTCCAATTCCTGCCCGGCCTGATCCCAACGGCCGCAATAGGCCAGCGTGCGGCCCAACTCCTGGTGGCCGACGGCTTCACGGAATTCATCTTCGATTGCGCGGCACAGATCAATGCGCCGCCGCAGGTTGGTCTCCGCCTCCCGCAGCGCACCGATGGGGAGTTGTGCCATTTGAGCCAGGTTCCCCAGGCCGATGGCGAGATTTTTCTTGTGACCTGCTTTTTCGTAAATATCGTTGTGCATCTCAAGCAGCGGGACGGCGCGGCGCGGCTGGCCGCTCAGGCTGTAGACTAAGGCCAAGTCATTCAGCGCACTAGCCTGTTC is a genomic window of Chloroflexota bacterium containing:
- a CDS encoding ABC transporter permease; the protein is MFNTRLASLMRKEFIQIWRDPRTLVIALLIPVMQLFMLGYAATNDVRNLPMAVFDQDRGPEARALLDAYRASDYFLIAFDVASEADIRQLIDDGEARVGLIIPPDYGKKLNAEDETEVIFVFDGSDATSTQTALAAAQQIGNQHSTAIQLERLEKAGMADAIETPVEIRTQVWYNPDLEDAFFFVPGLIGQILYMITAILTASAVVRERERGTIEQLIVTPIRPWELVIGKISPYVLIALLNTLATLFVGSWWFGVPVRSGLGLLLALSGLFLLTSLGIGLLASTIANTQQEAMITVFATMLPAIMLSGYLFPVEAMPTWLQWISAAIPLTYYLRIIRALLVKGVGIASLQTEILALIGFGIILMGGASLRFRKRLD
- a CDS encoding ABC transporter permease — translated: MFNSRLSSIIRKEFIQIWRDPRTLMLALLIPIMQLFLLGYAATNDVRNLPMAVFDQDRGPAARALLDAYRAADYFAIAFDVDSEAEIRDLIEAGEARLGMIIPPNYSTLIQGSGQAEIFFIFDGSDPAAASTALAAAQQIGWQFGTKIQQERLSQAGIPISTALPLEVRTQVWYNPDLIDAYFMVPAIIGMILFAITSILTATTIVRERERGTMEQLIVTPIRPWELVVGKLLPYVILAMTNTVEVLVIGSWWFHVPIRGSLTLILLLSGLFLITSLSIGLLASTIANTQQEAMLTVWMLLLPTLFLSGFFFPLEAMPLVLRWISYVLPLRYYLVIIRSLMLKGASVLALKNEIIALTIFGIVLMSAAAVRFRKRLD
- a CDS encoding HlyD family efflux transporter periplasmic adaptor subunit, whose product is MKNKISRFMPIIVILAIIAATVYYFAYVAREGTTGLTASGTVEAVEVVIAPEIGGRIVEILADEGDQVTVGDVLVRFNDDMLSAQLAQTEAAFKQAQANYNLIAAGYSPEKRLAATAAAEMEVVNAQQALDALYDNLDAARADALQNIANARDAVRDAQRKYDNYQKSSPITDVEQAEANLALARDKLDKAIDDYEPYADKPETDLTRANYLSRKAQAQEEYDDAVRLLNNLTGTADEINVEQAAADLQAAQAALANAERYYEEMADGPHPDVLAQAEARLSNAQAQLALAESGASIEELAVAQAAVESAQAVVNVTLAQLEKFTISAPADGKVLYRAVEPGEVVQPGVPLLTLARLENLSITVYVPEDRYGEVSLGDEVAVTVDSFPDITFSATVTRIADQAEFTPRNVQTAEGRRSTVFAVELSVSDPDGKLKPGMPADVSFSE
- a CDS encoding ABC transporter ATP-binding protein yields the protein MHAQNITKRFGETVAVNDLSLQVRAGEIYGLVGPDGAGKTTTMRLLCGAMRPECGAISVGGHSMLEDPDRAREQIGYLSQKFSLYEELTVLENIRFFAEVRGIPRGEWHARAMEILEFVGLAEFIDRRAGQLSGGMKQKLGLASALIHRPRVLLLDEPTGGVDPVTRQDFWQLIIKLVAPSPPSHLPVGEGSPERSAGQGEGGVSVLVSTPYMDEAVRCTYVGFMKDGRLVVEDKPKVLRERLAGRILEVRGAPLMRLRRAAEGLDGIESVQTFGDRLHLRVQAGTSGAVMANLTGAAHQAGAEISSIKEVHPGLEDVFIALLEE
- a CDS encoding ABC transporter ATP-binding protein, whose translation is METVIQTQDLTKKFGDFTAVDGVTFEVRAGEVLGYLGPNGSGKTTTIRMLLGLLRPSAGSATVLGYDILTQPEPIRSRVGYMSQKFALYDELTVRENLEFYAGVYGVRERGHIENTQARLGLSEMTRERVSDLPVGWRQRLALATAIVHGPRLLFLDEPTSGVDPTARRDFWDLIYEFVEEGVTAFVTTHYMDEAEYCGRVGIMSAGKLLAMDSPSGLKRDHLPGLAWDVISVGTLERQDGLTSDASSLPELILRLENCPGVLRAGLAGDHLRAITTDNVTADDLRKALNAGALQIQPAEATLEDVFLALALG